The following coding sequences are from one Paracoccus alcaliphilus window:
- a CDS encoding O-acetylhomoserine aminocarboxypropyltransferase/cysteine synthase family protein — MTDDIALSFDTLTVHAGTGPDPATGARQVPIYQSTSYQFRDAAHAARLFGLQEVGYIYSRLTNPTVAALQNRVAALEGGAGAVCCSSGHAAQIMALFPLMGPGRNIIASTRLYGGTVTQFSHTIRRFGWSAKFVDLDDLDALRAAIDDDTRAIFCESISNPGGYVTDIPAVAQIADEAGIPLIVDNTLATPKLCRPIEMGATLVVHSLTKFMTGNGTVTGGAIIDSGRFDWSASDKFPSLSEPEPAYHGMKFHETFGQLAFTFHSIAIGLRDLGMTMNPQGAHYTLMGIETLGLRIPRHVENAQKVAEWLEQDPRVTSVTYAGLPSSPWHETAKRLYPDGAGSLFTFEIKGGYDAAVKMVDALKLFSHVANLGDARSLVIHSASTTHSQLTEEQQRASGAAPELVRLSIGIEDPADLIADLDQALAAAVGKG, encoded by the coding sequence ATGACCGACGACATCGCCCTGTCTTTCGACACGCTGACCGTTCATGCCGGAACCGGGCCCGATCCCGCGACCGGGGCGCGGCAGGTGCCGATCTATCAAAGCACGTCCTATCAGTTCCGCGATGCCGCCCATGCGGCGCGGCTGTTCGGCCTGCAAGAGGTCGGATATATCTATTCCCGCCTGACCAACCCGACGGTGGCGGCCCTGCAGAACCGGGTCGCGGCGCTGGAGGGCGGCGCGGGCGCGGTTTGCTGTTCGTCGGGACATGCGGCGCAGATCATGGCGCTGTTTCCGCTGATGGGACCGGGGCGCAACATCATCGCCTCGACCCGGCTTTATGGCGGCACAGTCACCCAGTTCAGCCATACGATCCGGCGTTTCGGCTGGTCGGCGAAATTCGTCGATCTGGACGATCTGGACGCGCTGCGGGCCGCCATCGACGACGACACCCGCGCGATCTTCTGCGAATCGATCAGCAATCCGGGCGGCTATGTCACCGATATTCCCGCCGTCGCGCAAATCGCGGATGAGGCGGGCATTCCGCTGATCGTGGACAATACGCTGGCCACGCCCAAGCTGTGCCGCCCGATCGAGATGGGCGCGACTCTGGTCGTCCATTCGCTGACCAAGTTCATGACCGGCAACGGCACGGTGACCGGCGGCGCGATAATCGACTCGGGCCGCTTCGACTGGTCCGCCAGTGACAAGTTCCCCTCGCTCAGCGAACCCGAGCCCGCCTATCACGGGATGAAGTTCCACGAGACCTTCGGCCAGCTGGCTTTCACCTTCCACTCCATTGCCATCGGGTTGCGCGATCTGGGCATGACCATGAACCCGCAGGGCGCCCATTACACGCTGATGGGGATCGAAACCCTTGGTCTGCGCATCCCGCGCCATGTCGAGAACGCCCAGAAGGTCGCGGAATGGCTGGAGCAGGACCCGCGCGTGACCAGCGTCACCTATGCCGGGCTGCCCTCGTCTCCGTGGCATGAAACCGCCAAGAGGCTTTATCCGGATGGTGCCGGGTCGCTGTTCACCTTCGAGATCAAGGGCGGCTATGACGCGGCGGTCAAGATGGTCGATGCGCTGAAACTGTTCAGCCATGTGGCCAATCTGGGCGATGCGCGGTCGCTGGTGATCCATTCGGCCTCGACCACCCACAGCCAGCTGACCGAGGAACAGCAGCGCGCATCCGGCGCCGCCCCCGAACTGGTGCGCCTGTCCATCGGGATCGAGGATCCCGCCGACCTGATCGCCGATCTGGATCAGGCGCTGGCCGCCGCCGTCGGAAAGGGCTGA
- a CDS encoding GNAT family N-acetyltransferase has translation MIPIIRPLETGDRQGWQALYDDYHRFYHRPDLPQSFFDQCFQRLMSGDAGDYKALVAEVDGTLVGVAHYLFHPHMWYPEGTCYLQDLFTAAEARGKGVGRALIEGVYAAADAAGVPRVYWLTQEFNYAGRMLYDRVGEHTPFIRYNRPF, from the coding sequence ATGATCCCGATCATCCGGCCGCTGGAGACGGGCGACAGGCAGGGCTGGCAGGCGCTTTATGACGACTATCACCGGTTCTATCACCGCCCGGATCTGCCGCAGAGTTTTTTCGATCAATGTTTCCAGCGGCTGATGTCGGGTGATGCGGGCGATTACAAGGCGCTGGTGGCCGAGGTCGATGGCACGCTGGTCGGGGTCGCGCATTACCTGTTCCATCCGCATATGTGGTATCCCGAGGGCACCTGCTATTTGCAGGACCTGTTCACCGCCGCCGAGGCGCGGGGCAAGGGCGTCGGGCGCGCGTTGATCGAGGGCGTTTATGCCGCAGCCGATGCGGCGGGCGTTCCGCGCGTCTATTGGCTGACGCAGGAATTCAACTATGCCGGTCGGATGCTCTATGACCGGGTGGGAGAGCACACGCCCTTCATCCGCTATAACCGCCCGTTCTGA
- the dksA gene encoding RNA polymerase-binding protein DksA, whose protein sequence is MKAQTFLPQDYRPAEDEPFMNERQLEYFRRKLEAWKQELLDQSAETLEGLQESARSVPDLADRASEETDRALELRTRDRQRKLVSKIDAALRRIETGEYGYCEMTGEPISLKRLDARPIAIMTLEAQERHERRERVHRDD, encoded by the coding sequence ATGAAAGCCCAGACCTTTCTCCCGCAAGATTACCGTCCCGCCGAAGACGAACCCTTCATGAACGAGCGTCAGCTCGAATATTTCCGCCGTAAGCTGGAAGCCTGGAAACAGGAATTGCTGGACCAATCGGCGGAAACTCTTGAAGGCTTGCAGGAAAGCGCCCGCAGTGTTCCCGATCTGGCCGACCGTGCCAGCGAGGAAACCGACCGGGCGTTGGAACTACGCACCCGTGACCGCCAGCGCAAGCTGGTCAGCAAGATCGACGCCGCCTTGCGTCGCATCGAGACGGGTGAATACGGCTATTGCGAAATGACCGGAGAGCCGATCAGCCTCAAACGGCTGGACGCGCGCCCCATCGCGATCATGACGCTGGAGGCGCAGGAACGCCACGAACGCCGCGAAAGGGTGCATCGCGACGACTGA
- a CDS encoding AAA family ATPase, giving the protein MQFTGQITGRFTGTDRYVAPPDLSMAVNAAVTLERPLLVKGEPGTGKTELARQVAQALDLPIIEWNVKSTTKAQQGLYEYDAVSRLRDSQLGDARVHDVGNYLRKGKLWQAFEADAKVVLLIDEVDKADIEFPNDLLQELDRMEFHVYETGQTIRAKHRPVVIITSNNEKELPDAFLRRCFFHFIRFPDAETLRAIVDVHYPGLKPRLLDEALNQFLELREVPGLKKKPSTSELLDWLKLLLAEDLSPEDLRREPSQMLPRLHGALLKNEQDVALFEKLAFMARRQR; this is encoded by the coding sequence ATGCAGTTCACGGGGCAAATCACCGGCCGGTTCACGGGCACCGATCGCTATGTCGCGCCGCCCGATCTGTCGATGGCCGTCAATGCCGCCGTCACGCTGGAACGTCCGCTGCTGGTCAAGGGAGAGCCGGGCACCGGCAAGACCGAACTGGCGCGGCAGGTGGCGCAGGCGCTGGATCTGCCGATCATCGAATGGAACGTGAAATCGACGACCAAGGCCCAGCAGGGGCTGTATGAATATGACGCCGTGTCGCGTTTGCGCGACAGCCAGTTGGGCGATGCGCGGGTCCATGACGTGGGCAATTACCTCCGCAAGGGCAAGCTGTGGCAGGCCTTCGAGGCCGATGCCAAGGTGGTGCTGCTGATCGACGAGGTGGACAAGGCCGATATCGAATTCCCCAACGATCTGTTGCAGGAACTGGATCGGATGGAGTTTCACGTTTACGAGACCGGCCAGACGATCCGCGCGAAGCACCGCCCCGTGGTCATCATCACCTCGAACAATGAAAAGGAACTGCCCGACGCCTTCCTGCGCCGCTGTTTCTTCCACTTCATCCGATTCCCCGATGCCGAAACCCTGAGGGCCATCGTCGATGTCCACTATCCCGGCCTGAAGCCGCGCCTGCTGGATGAGGCGCTGAACCAGTTTCTTGAACTGCGCGAGGTGCCGGGGCTGAAGAAGAAGCCCTCGACCAGCGAGTTGCTGGACTGGCTGAAACTGCTGCTGGCCGAGGATCTGTCGCCCGAGGACCTGCGGCGCGAGCCCTCGCAGATGCTGCCCCGGCTGCATGGCGCGCTGCTGAAGAACGAGCAGGACGTGGCACTGTTCGAAAAGCTGGCCTTCATGGCGCGGAGGCAGCGATGA